From the genome of Alosa alosa isolate M-15738 ecotype Scorff River chromosome 20, AALO_Geno_1.1, whole genome shotgun sequence, one region includes:
- the LOC125285578 gene encoding uncharacterized protein LOC125285578 — protein sequence MSMHDFGSPFLICDEEGDYYQRKQEADEEKEYNEEENERNYAQHNNTSTPEMGKAGDVENTSGRMTTAKMSKDTEENIQEKHEEKPEAQIVKQEEINQAEESEQIEVMEDREMLCLSRRMEGKMSEETDIEEKGRIGSEGEERANADMTLGGVLSVCEQSLEQSVLSAGLAFRHVAQPLQPPDAQPEALALGKPQTGILNSQTLEVSTLLPPMEVQLTQVYTTRQYTRFTGHGHPVLPLTTQAHAPPADHTALPPVPKKKTRTLYSADQLQELERLFQDDHYPDGDRRREIAASVGVTPQRIMVWFQNRRAKWRKTGKGPLKTHKTTQRTSYFSGTVPSVLPQPPTHTQTLPPYSSLIGSLSSPAACVGQVYVSQEGGPPPMHSPPPLRRASLSLSLDPNQHIVNLPTVDTWSNYTDLSSLKMDPQHHVVFVPMSNTMHYPSKTHTHTQPMQHTNTLNQQYLSNLPYINPTYMNSGPTHAGHTHTPTHMTYSLPTTNSLVPACCQQNNQMHQVPSRLCSSEPPPPQPGAFQGPGRLSLHLQPQSHYSTSPLPHTHTHAHTHTNTLFPLHTPLTKDSNPLSSVTMGTQPGPSQTLSSRRESDAHSHSDMHSHTHPDLQIHTHSDMPFHCDFSPLIL from the exons ATGTCCATGCACGACTTCG GTAGTCCATTCCTGATCTGTGATGAAGAAGGAGACTATTACCAAAGAAAGCAAGAGgcagatgaagagaaagaataTAATGAGGAGGAAAATGAAAGAAATTATGCACAGCATAACAACACCTCGACACCAGAGATGGGAAAAGCAGGGGATGTGGAGAACACGAGTGGGAGAATGACCACAGCAAAGATGAGCAAAGATACAGAGGAAAACATACAGGAGAAGCATGAAGAAAAGCCAGAGGCGCAAATAGTGAAGCAAGAGGAAATTAATCAGGCAGAAGAGTCAGAACAGATAGAGGTAATGGAAGATAGAGAGATGTTGTGTTTGAGCAGAAGGATGGAGGGGAAGATGAGTGAAGAGACAGACATTGAGGAGAAAGGAAGGATTGGGagtgaaggggaggagagagcgaACGCTGACATGACCCTAGGTGgtgtcctgtctgtgtgtgagcagtcCCTAGAGCAAAGCGTCCTGAGTGCAGGCCTGGCATTTAGACACGTCGCACAACCCCTCCAACCTCCCGATGCCCAGCCAGAGGCACTTGCTTTGGGGAAGCCCCAGACGGGCATCCTCAACTCTCAAACACTGGAGGTGAGCACGTTGCTACCCCCAATGGAGGTACAGCTGACGCAGGTGTACACCACGCGCCAGTACACGCGCTTCACTGGCCACGGCCACCCAGTGCTTCCCCTGACCACGCAAGCACACGCACCTCCTGCTGACCACACCGCACTGCCACCTGTGCCCAAGAAGAAGACACGGACACTGTACTCAGCAG ATCAGCTGCAGGAGTTGGAGCGTTTGTTTCAGGATGATCACTATCCTGATGGAGATCGGAGAAGGGAGATTGCTGCATCTGTTGGAGTCACACCCCAAAGGATCATG GTGTGGTTTCAGAATCGCCGTGCTAAATGGCGGAAAACAGGGAAGGGACCACTAAAGACACACAAAACCACCCAGAG AACATCTTATTTTTCCGGGACTGTTCCGTCAGTGCTcccccagccccccacccacacacagactctcccaCCCTACAGCTCCCTCATTGGTAGCTTGAGCAGCCCCGCAG CATGCGTTGGACAGGTGTATGTATCTCAGGAAGGAGGCCCCCCTCCCATGCATAGTCCCCCTCCACTGCGTAGAgcttcactgtctctctctctcgacccTAATCAACATATAGTCAACCTGCCTACTGTTGACACATG GAGCAATTACACAGACCTGTCGTCATTGAAGATGGATCCACAGCACCATGTTGTGTTTGTGCCTATGTCAAACACAATGCACTATCcgtcaaagacacacactcacacgcagcccatgcaacacacaaacacactcaatcaGCAGTACCTCTCCAATCTCCCATATATAAATCCCACATACATGAACAGCGGCCCGACCCACGCAggccacacccacacccctaCCCACATGACATACAGCCTGCCAACGACCAACAGTCTGGTGCCTGCCTGCTGTCAACAGAATAATCAGATGCATCAGG TGCCGTCACGTCTGTGTTCCAGTGAGCCGCCCCCACCCCAGCCAGGTGCATTTCAGGGGCCTGGACGCCTCTCCCTTCACCTGCAACCGCAATCCCACTACAGCACCTcacccctccctcacacacacacgcatgcacacactcacacaaacacactcttccCCCTCCACACCCCTCTGACCAAAGACAGCAACCCCCTCAGTTCCGTAACCATGGGAACCCAGCCAGGGCCCTCACAGACCCTGTCCAGCAGGAGAGAGTCCGACGCTCACTCACACTCTGATATGCACAGTCACACGCACCCTGACctacagattcacacacactcagacatgccGTTCCATTGTGACTTCTCCCCCCTCATCCTGTAG
- the sgo1 gene encoding shugoshin 1 isoform X2 yields the protein MARERATQPQKKSFQQSLDDIKEKMKEKRNKRLASACAVNRGKPKGKTNGQVKPFVLKSVQVNNKALALALEAEKDKVRQAQGVILQLKRERQALFFHLLLLKRTALTMQSSTPEPQRRLDSSSSGLSGSKKGAGGDMCPDDLAKQPVEAVSTGGHCHDKISPQLPATVGTRRRRKTGGWRSECIDPAYPPLAATENASTQDQESRLVETQEEVEEEAGLHDCSEMMETCLEPHNVQTKVHHAPEQPKKRGRPPKQATQKQTAPKQTAPKPAARKQTASKQTSQLSTEGNQPQTQIPDPPCPVRGRMLQTGPHARRVVAAPLKRPWENSRPRARSKSRDRTGGRATQPPPSNSQKHQAPNINNSLNMNDTFDFDCEEAVHMTPFRGGPKADQCSTETAQDPPQEDTPKTNSSLSEDEEEGDSLYIPNSRTCRRQEVHSPPRRARSKRRAALQGANQGKTGHRRTSDIKPQTERDSRRTEAIIDDQTESPDKEGLRVSESFGAGIQPLQSPCTELLPDSPVFVYSENLDLSEYNKATGTDLKDEGPRSPAASDMEEELLLIEDPLCGLPSRSQSLGLERKKPSLKFRRCAGGAVVRSAVGVALTDMTNLSPAARRALPSVQSHPLPGHSPVIRKRRCTAAVDYKEPSISKKLRRGDKFTDTKFLRSPIFKQKSRRSLKRMSSLGKYNESFVGCH from the exons ATGGCACGAGAGCGGGCGACGCAGCCCCAGAAAAAGTCTTTCCAGCAGAGTCTGGATGACATCAAAGAGAagatgaaggagaagaggaacaAACGCCTTGCAAGCGCGTGCGCGGTCAACAGAGGGAAGCCGAAAGGCAAAACAAATG GTCAGGTGAAGCCCTTTGTGCTGAAGAGTGTGCAGGTGAACAACAAAGCACTGGCTCTTGCACTTGAGGCAGAGAAAGATAAAGTGCGTCAAGCCCAGGGGGTCATACTGCAGctgaaaagagaaagacaggccCTCTTCTTTCATCTGTTATTACTGAAACGGACTGCCTTAACAATGCAG AGTTCCACCCCTGAGCCACAACGACGACTGGATTCTTCTTCCAG TGGTCTATCGGGTTCTAAGAAAGGGGCAGGAGGTGATATGTGTCCTGACGACTTGGCTAAACAACCAGTTGAGGCTGTCAGCACGG GCGGCCATTGTCATGATAAGATATCACCACAGTTACCGGCAACGGTTGGAACAAGGCGTCGACGTAAAACTGGTGGATGGAGGTCAGAATGTATTGACCCAGCTTATCCACCACTTGCTGCTACGGAGAACGCAAGCACACAGGACCAAGAATCTCGACTGGTTGAAACTCAGGAGGAGGTAGAAGAAGAAGCTGGACTTCATGACTGCAGTGAGATGATGGAAACTTGTCTTGAACCACATAATGTACAGACTAAGGTGCACCACGCCCCTGAGCAGCCCAAAAAGAGAGGTCGACCCCCCAAACAGGCAACTCAAAAACAGACAGCTCCCAAACAGACGGCTCCCAAACCCGCAGCTCGCAAACAGACAGCTTCCAAACAGACATCTCAGCTCTCCACCGAGGGGAACCAACCCCAAACCCAGATCCCGGATCCCCCTTGCCCAGTGAGAGGGAGGATGTTACAGACAGGCCCACATGCCCGCAGGGTGGTTGCTGCTCCGCTGAAAAGGCCCTGGGAGAACAGCCGACCTCGCGCGCGCTCCAAGAGTCGAGATCGCACAGGTGGCCGTGCCACACAGCCACCGCCTAGCAACTCTCAGAAACACCAAGCCCCCAATATCAACAACTCCCTGAATATGAACGACACGTTTGACTTCGACTGTGAGGAAGCAGTGCACATGACCCCTTTCAGAGGGGGCCCTAAGGCGGACCAGTGCTCAACTGAAACGGCTCAGGATCCACCTCAAGAGGACACTCCGAAGACTAACAGCTCGTTGTCtgaggatgaggaagaaggTGATAGCTTGTACATTCCTAACAGCAGAACATGCAGGAGGCAGGAGGTCCACAGTCCCCCCAGACGGGCACGCTCAAAGAGAAGGGCTGCGCTCCAGGGGGCTAATCAAGGAAAGACTGGCCACCGTCGCACCTCGGACATCAAGCCCCAGACAG AGAGGGATTCCAGGAGGACAGAAGCCATCATTGATGACCAAACCGAATCCCCTGACAAAGAAGGGCTCAGAGTCTCAGAATCCTTTGGCGCAGGAATCCAGCCTCTGCAGTCTCCTTGTACTGAATTACTGCCCGATTCCCCGGTGTTTGTTTATTCTGAGAATCTCGACCTGTCAGAGTACAACAAAGCCACTGGTACAG ACCTGAAAGATGAAGGGCCAAGGTCTCCAGCTGCTTCTGATATGGAAGAGGAGCTTTTGTTGATTGAGGACCCCTTATGTGGACTGCCAAGCCGAAGCCAGTCTCTGGGGCTGGAGCGAAAAAAGCCCTCACTGAAATTCAGGAGATGTGCAG GTGGAGCAGTGGTACGGTCAGCGGTCGGCGTGGCTCTGACTGACATGACCAATCTCTCTCCAGCGGCCCGGCGAGCCCTCCCTTCTGTTCAGAGCCATCCGCTCCCTGGCCACTCCCCCGTCATCCGTAAACGCAGATGCACTGCTGCTGTTGATTACAAGGAGCCTTCAATTAGCAA GAAGCTGAGACGTGGTGATAAGTTCACAGACACAAAATTTCTTCGCTCACCCATTTTCAAACAAAAATCTCGCCGCTCACTCAAGAGGATGTCCAGTCTTGGGAAATATAATGAATCATTTGTAGGATGCCATTGA
- the sgo1 gene encoding shugoshin 1 isoform X1, with product MARERATQPQKKSFQQSLDDIKEKMKEKRNKRLASACAVNRGKPKGKTNGQVKPFVLKSVQVNNKALALALEAEKDKVRQAQGVILQLKRERQALFFHLLLLKRTALTMQSSTPEPQRRLDSSSSGLSGSKKGAGGDMCPDDLAKQPVEAVSTGGHCHDKISPQLPATVGTRRRRKTGGWRSECIDPAYPPLAATENASTQDQESRLVETQEEVEEEAGLHDCSEMMETCLEPHNVQTKVHHAPEQPKKRGRPPKQATQKQTAPKQTAPKPAARKQTASKQTSQLSTEGNQPQTQIPDPPCPVRGRMLQTGPHARRVVAAPLKRPWENSRPRARSKSRDRTGGRATQPPPSNSQKHQAPNINNSLNMNDTFDFDCEEAVHMTPFRGGPKADQCSTETAQDPPQEDTPKTNSSLSEDEEEGDSLYIPNSRTCRRQEVHSPPRRARSKRRAALQGANQGKTGHRRTSDIKPQTERDSRRTEAIIDDQTESPDKEGLRVSESFGAGIQPLQSPCTELLPDSPVFVYSENLDLSEYNKATGTADLKDEGPRSPAASDMEEELLLIEDPLCGLPSRSQSLGLERKKPSLKFRRCAGGAVVRSAVGVALTDMTNLSPAARRALPSVQSHPLPGHSPVIRKRRCTAAVDYKEPSISKKLRRGDKFTDTKFLRSPIFKQKSRRSLKRMSSLGKYNESFVGCH from the exons ATGGCACGAGAGCGGGCGACGCAGCCCCAGAAAAAGTCTTTCCAGCAGAGTCTGGATGACATCAAAGAGAagatgaaggagaagaggaacaAACGCCTTGCAAGCGCGTGCGCGGTCAACAGAGGGAAGCCGAAAGGCAAAACAAATG GTCAGGTGAAGCCCTTTGTGCTGAAGAGTGTGCAGGTGAACAACAAAGCACTGGCTCTTGCACTTGAGGCAGAGAAAGATAAAGTGCGTCAAGCCCAGGGGGTCATACTGCAGctgaaaagagaaagacaggccCTCTTCTTTCATCTGTTATTACTGAAACGGACTGCCTTAACAATGCAG AGTTCCACCCCTGAGCCACAACGACGACTGGATTCTTCTTCCAG TGGTCTATCGGGTTCTAAGAAAGGGGCAGGAGGTGATATGTGTCCTGACGACTTGGCTAAACAACCAGTTGAGGCTGTCAGCACGG GCGGCCATTGTCATGATAAGATATCACCACAGTTACCGGCAACGGTTGGAACAAGGCGTCGACGTAAAACTGGTGGATGGAGGTCAGAATGTATTGACCCAGCTTATCCACCACTTGCTGCTACGGAGAACGCAAGCACACAGGACCAAGAATCTCGACTGGTTGAAACTCAGGAGGAGGTAGAAGAAGAAGCTGGACTTCATGACTGCAGTGAGATGATGGAAACTTGTCTTGAACCACATAATGTACAGACTAAGGTGCACCACGCCCCTGAGCAGCCCAAAAAGAGAGGTCGACCCCCCAAACAGGCAACTCAAAAACAGACAGCTCCCAAACAGACGGCTCCCAAACCCGCAGCTCGCAAACAGACAGCTTCCAAACAGACATCTCAGCTCTCCACCGAGGGGAACCAACCCCAAACCCAGATCCCGGATCCCCCTTGCCCAGTGAGAGGGAGGATGTTACAGACAGGCCCACATGCCCGCAGGGTGGTTGCTGCTCCGCTGAAAAGGCCCTGGGAGAACAGCCGACCTCGCGCGCGCTCCAAGAGTCGAGATCGCACAGGTGGCCGTGCCACACAGCCACCGCCTAGCAACTCTCAGAAACACCAAGCCCCCAATATCAACAACTCCCTGAATATGAACGACACGTTTGACTTCGACTGTGAGGAAGCAGTGCACATGACCCCTTTCAGAGGGGGCCCTAAGGCGGACCAGTGCTCAACTGAAACGGCTCAGGATCCACCTCAAGAGGACACTCCGAAGACTAACAGCTCGTTGTCtgaggatgaggaagaaggTGATAGCTTGTACATTCCTAACAGCAGAACATGCAGGAGGCAGGAGGTCCACAGTCCCCCCAGACGGGCACGCTCAAAGAGAAGGGCTGCGCTCCAGGGGGCTAATCAAGGAAAGACTGGCCACCGTCGCACCTCGGACATCAAGCCCCAGACAG AGAGGGATTCCAGGAGGACAGAAGCCATCATTGATGACCAAACCGAATCCCCTGACAAAGAAGGGCTCAGAGTCTCAGAATCCTTTGGCGCAGGAATCCAGCCTCTGCAGTCTCCTTGTACTGAATTACTGCCCGATTCCCCGGTGTTTGTTTATTCTGAGAATCTCGACCTGTCAGAGTACAACAAAGCCACTGGTACAG CAGACCTGAAAGATGAAGGGCCAAGGTCTCCAGCTGCTTCTGATATGGAAGAGGAGCTTTTGTTGATTGAGGACCCCTTATGTGGACTGCCAAGCCGAAGCCAGTCTCTGGGGCTGGAGCGAAAAAAGCCCTCACTGAAATTCAGGAGATGTGCAG GTGGAGCAGTGGTACGGTCAGCGGTCGGCGTGGCTCTGACTGACATGACCAATCTCTCTCCAGCGGCCCGGCGAGCCCTCCCTTCTGTTCAGAGCCATCCGCTCCCTGGCCACTCCCCCGTCATCCGTAAACGCAGATGCACTGCTGCTGTTGATTACAAGGAGCCTTCAATTAGCAA GAAGCTGAGACGTGGTGATAAGTTCACAGACACAAAATTTCTTCGCTCACCCATTTTCAAACAAAAATCTCGCCGCTCACTCAAGAGGATGTCCAGTCTTGGGAAATATAATGAATCATTTGTAGGATGCCATTGA